The following DNA comes from Maylandia zebra isolate NMK-2024a linkage group LG6, Mzebra_GT3a, whole genome shotgun sequence.
TAAATCAGCTATAATTGATATAGCACTAATCTATAAAGTGACAATACGAAAGCACTGCAATCTGCTCAGCGCCAAAAAGCAGATGGATACTGTAACTAGTGATATTTCTCTCAGGAGTTAGCTAGAATccaaaaacagagcaaaaacGACAGTAAATATTGGATTATGTTCATCAGCTGTTCCGCAACCCAGCTTCAGTTGAATCATGTTCCTGTCACACAGCTGCCGTTTGCATAAATAAGCAACTAAAAGGGTTGCCATATCAATTTACAGGGCAAtatgttggttttgttttgaccTTCCCACTTATTAATGTCAGTAATTCCCAGTTTAGAAATTTAATTAATGTTTATGTTAAGCAAAATGACTTTAGTTACACAGGATTGTGTATCTATTAATATTAGCTCATACCAGCATGCTGGTCACACCACATCAgtgtatatatactgtatatatgttACTATAGCAGTGTGCACACTGTCCATATACACCAGCAACAGTATGCAGTATTTATAAAAATCAATATTATGGTAATTAtaagaagaagcaaaaaaaaaatagcatggttcagttcaatttaattcaattttatttatatagggcCAAATCACAATAATAGGTGCTTTATACTGCAAGGTAGAGACTCAACAATACAAtatagagaaaaccccaacaatcaaacaacccCCTATGAGTAAAGACTTGGagatagtgggaaggaaaaactcacttttgacaggaagaaaccagaaCCAGGcacagggaggggcggccatctgctgggaCTAGTTGGGGCCGAGAGGAGGAATGAGATGGTAAATTTTTTAGATCTAACCAGGAACTCTGTCAATGTACTGTAAAGTTCTGTGAATATGAGTATTTCATTATGAAATACTTCAAAAAGTAAGTAGTGATACTTTTGTAAGGATACAAAACATCTAAACTTCCTAAATaagttcagtttagttttaactTGATGTTTAATCTTATGAGTTGGCTACTCTTTCTTGACAATGGATATTTCACAACAAATATCAATGTGTATCTTTCTGTTATGAGAATTCTCCAGCAAAAAGATATGAAGAGCTTATGTTCTCAACCTGCAACCTCACAGGAAGTAGAAGGACTTAAATCAGGCTCTGGGGAATCAATGAAAAACTCTCTGCTCTGGGTATTGTAAAAAAGTAACAACAAACATGTTGATTTAGGTCATAGTTTGTGACTGGCATTAATTAGGACACAGCACTGCAAGAGAATTTATTACAAATAGACTGACAGCAAAAGCTTGGCTTTCCTGTCCATTTCTAAACAAGTGACCAGAATTTGAGAAGACTTGACTTTGATGTATTAGTTCTGTAACCTTTATTGACACCCATCTCTCTGgtaaagttttcttttcttttctacaaCATAACAAAATCTCCCAGAAAATTTCTCCTCACATTCAAAATGAGCATGGAGTATCAGCACGACTGCAAACATGTCTGTCCAGTGGGAGCTCACCCCCTGTGTTTATATGTGCTGCAAATACACTTGCAcattctcacacacatgcactgccTTTTTCTCACAGACTCACCACACTTATACATGTTGTAAACGTGCAGAGAAACAATCCCCCGGCTAAATATAAGTGTACATCAGGCTGTGTTGGATAAGGTGGATACACAGTTAGAAAAACTCCCAAAAGACCATTTAGCTTTCTGAGGACTGTGCTGCTCAACTGCCTTCCTGACAGTCAAAAGGAATCCATTTACATACTCCTCCTCTGCGGGGAAAAGCTATGCTCTCTGTTTTCGATGCACAGATTATAGTTActcaattgtttttttttcacctgcTCTTCGAAGTCTGATGGAGGGGAGGGAAGACAgtgaaaagacagagagagagcaaaagagAGATGAACCAGTCAATCAGGATCTGGTTTGACAGGCTGCGTGTCTTTATTTAATGACGCATACTGTGGTAGCACAAGACAGCAAATGAACCGTTACTTCTTATCATCCAAAACGAACTCTGAAATCTAAAGCTCCACAAGACAGACTTGGGATGGGAAAAAAAGATTAGAAGGGTAATTTAATTTGACATCttcccaaaaagaaaaaagtcgaGCATCTTATCACAATCTTTGTTAATTCAAAGCGCAAAAGAACATTTGCACATGTTCTGTTCAGGCTCATTAAGAGCTAAGCTCTTTGTTAATCTCTTGCAAAGGTCAGATTCAACAGACCTGCGTATTTGCACTTTTCTGTTGGAGTATCCAATTCACTGTACAAGAAGGTTTTCACACCCTTGCACGGGTGGCACGTAGGACCGCTTTATTTTCTCCTTTGGGAACTCTTTAACCTGTGATCATTTTCTGAGAACAAATTCAGACGTTTTCTTTTGTTCGTGCTGCCTTTGTGCCATTTTATTACACGCCTCTAGTGTGGTTTGTGTGAAGTAAACACACAGTAACATACTGTAAATTATAACATGTCATCACCAGTCTGAAGTTTTATATGGCTCCTTGAGACTGCTTCAGGAAATGGCCTTTATTTACTCTTTAAAAGGGTCTGCATTTTTTCCCACAccgccatcatcatcatcattatcttAACCGTCATCGTCATCAACATCATATCATAAAAAAATGCAGAATACTGTATCCATAACAACAAAAATAGAGACAAATATTCAGACAGATCATTTTGTACAATACACGTTCATAAAATACAATACATATCATGGacttcactgtgtttgtttcttttataaaaatacaaagagcAGTTACAATAAAACATGTTCTCGCTGTGGTGTTCGGTACTTTAAGCCTCTTTTTTGTGTGAACTTGGTCAATGTTGAGGCTGTGGGTGGCAGACGTTTCGAAAAGATGCTGCAAGACATGAGAGAAGTTAGCCTTCAGTTCTTTCTGTTGTATTTCATAGAATGTTTCTTAACCCAAACAACAATCTTTCTGAAATCTTACCAAATATTTGTGTTGCTCAAACCTAGAAAAGCATAAAAGAAAACGAGATTTTCTGCCAGAAAGTTCTAAAGGCAAACTTTTCCCACTAGTGCACAGGAAGCTCATCCTGGCAAAGCTTTTCCAAGCAGTAACACCTAGAGCAAACTGGTGATCCATGCACAAAGATCAATGTCTTTTACAATTTATGTACAGGATGGCAAAAAAGAATATATGTACAAGATCAAGTCCATCATACATATCTCCTAGTGTCCCTCCTGCACAGAATCTTTTTGAATGACCTCCGGAAGTCGTTGTTGAAGATGGTGTAAATGATGGGGTTCAGTGCACTGTTGCAATAGCCGAACCAGAAGAAAAACTTGAACAGTTTTTCAGGGACACAGCAGGACAGACACAGTGTCTTCAGCATGTatgtaaagaaaaagggaaaccaGCAGATCACAAATGCTCCAATGACCACTGCCAGGACGAAAGTGAAGCGTTTCTCTCGGTTCTGACGGCCTTTCCAGCGGCTGCCTTTGGTGCTCGGCTCGCGCTTTCTGACATCATCTTCCCCTGGTTTGATTTGACTCAGTCTGGGTTTCCCCTTGgtcgatttttttttaattgagcaTGGATTGTGCATATGATGATCAGAGGAGGATGAGTCCTCAATGTCCACCCCGTTGGCCTCACCTTTCTCATCCTCTGCACCATCGCCTCGTTTCACTTCCTCCTTCAGTTTGATGACCTGTTCGCCATTCAGCTTGTCGTGATCCTCATCATCCCCCATGCCGTTCTGCTTCTGGTTGGAAGCAGCGACGGTGGCAGCCTTTGGCAGATCCTTTCGCTTTCTGTCTCCGGGTGGTGCTCGTGTCCTCTTTTTGGCAATCTGGTAGATCCGAATATAGACCAGAACCATGATGATGCAAGGGAGGAAGAAAGACCCGATGCAGGAGGAGATGACATACCATTTCTCATCATTGATCCTACACGAAGGTTTAGTAACATTAGTAaaactgttattattgttataatcATTTTCAGTATTCTTGTCTTTCTTCATGGTGATTAGAGGTGGGAAGGATATAACTGCTGCAATAACCCACACAATGAAGATGATGCATTTGATGCGACGCGGTGTCCTTTTCAGGTTGTACTCGATGGCCTGGGTGATGGACCAGTAGCGGTCTAAGCTGATAGCACAAAGGTGGGCAATGGAGGCAGTGCAGAAGAGAACATCAAGTGCAAGATAGATCTCACACCACACTCCACCGAAGTACCAGTATCCCATGAGCTCATTGGCCAAGGAGAAAGGCATCACAAGGGTAGCCACTAAAATGTCTGCTGATGCCAGAGACACCAAGAATAAGTTCTGGGGAGCCCGCAGGGCCCGGCTTGTAAACACAGCTATGACCACCAGGACATTACCAAACACTATCAACAGGATCATGATCGCCACCAGCACTGTGAGTGGCAGGGCAATCTGGAGGGTGTAAACTTTCATGTCTGTCTGGTTGGTCTCCATAGCACACTCCATTGGAGCAGGTTGACCCACTGCCTATCTGAGTTCACCTGAGGTTAACAAATATCATCCACCAGGAAGGACAGAGCTTGTAGCTCACAGCAGGGATGAGGAAAGGAAGCAAATGAATCACTCCTCTGGGGCTTTCCTCagctttttctctttcattgtgcACTGCCTCCTCCAAGAATTAGCCCTTATTATTTATAAGGCTGACAGTTCATCTGAAAATATGAGgcaacacaaagaaacaaacatcagaTCCTTCAGTGCTAACAATTCTGTTCTCGCTTAACTATGACATGACTTATGTACTAATTTCACCTGTCTGAGACATTAGGGAGTAACACTGAGAAAAGAGCGTAAAAAAGAGCGGAGCAGCCTTACCTGAGATGAAGGGCAGTGGCACAACGTGTCCAGTGCATGAGAGGCACAGGCATTAAAAAACTGTCAGTGGGTAACTTCTTCAGGCAGACCGTTTGAAAGAAAAGAGGCTCCATGAGGCAGATGAAGCGTTTCCTCTGcgtctcctctctctctcctcacaCAATGATCTCTGTGCTGCATCTAGTTGTGCTCAGTAGCGGACCTAATAGAGCGCTAATCACGTTATCCCGGGCGCTGCCGTGCTTCTGTCTGCGTGTGGAGTTTCTCTCCTCAGTGTTAACCAGTGCGCCACTCCCTCTCTTTATATTCCGCACGCTGCAAAAAGTGTCCCCATCACCGGGCCACTGTGCTTCCGCGGAGTGTCAACACTGGCGTTTTGCCATGCCATGTTTACCTGGCAACATATCGCACACAAAATACGGTCTGCAAGCTTAGTGCAACGGGGAGGCGGagatggaaaagaaaagaaatgaaaagaaaagaaaacttgtGCAACTTCTGAACGAAATAACAGGTATATCTGGATCATGCGatgttgttacatttttgtttaatttaatttgttcCCCTTCAAGAATTACTGCTCCAGGTGTTTGACATGACGCCTCGTGATCCTGatttttaaaacgaaaaaaCAGCCAGAGTAAATAGATACTAAAGGCAGAATTACTGCAAGAGAAAGAACGCTTTTTTGTGGCAAAGTTATGGAGGTTTTAATTCAGGTCACTGAGTAAGAAGCCACATTTTGCAGTTCAAAAAGAGACTATTGAAAGCGTAAAGTACAGGCCGTGTTGGGACAGATATTTTTTGCAGTGCAGCTGCTAGACTCTGTTGCTAAGCAGCTGCCATGGACACACCATGTGGATATCAGAGAAGCATTTTATTACCCACCAAACCTAATTTATTTGGCCACCTTTCACACTCCATGTAGAACACACAAGGGAGTCCCCAAACTTTTTCGAGAGCGGACCTCCGACTGACTCACAGACCTGTTTGCCTGAAGGATACATATAACGAAGTGGCCAATGGTAGCAGAGGCTCAGGCAGATGTAGAGTATTAGCTCTGTATTCCCAACAgaatctaaaaaaaatacaacctgTTCTATAAGGAgtcctctctgtgtgtgtgtttctctgtggcCACTTATTGAAGCAAATTCAGTGATTagcagaactttttttttattggcacAGACGATCTTATCAGTATCTCGTGATATAAACAGATTGCTGCCAAGTAATATTTTTCTTCAAACATGCAGGTGGTTTTCTTCTTCAGTGTAATCTCATGGTGGCTGCTGACTTATAGGGCATTAAAAGTGGATAATGAGGATAAAgctaaaaattaaattaaaatggttcaaa
Coding sequences within:
- the adra2a gene encoding alpha-2A adrenergic receptor: MECAMETNQTDMKVYTLQIALPLTVLVAIMILLIVFGNVLVVIAVFTSRALRAPQNLFLVSLASADILVATLVMPFSLANELMGYWYFGGVWCEIYLALDVLFCTASIAHLCAISLDRYWSITQAIEYNLKRTPRRIKCIIFIVWVIAAVISFPPLITMKKDKNTENDYNNNNSFTNVTKPSCRINDEKWYVISSCIGSFFLPCIIMVLVYIRIYQIAKKRTRAPPGDRKRKDLPKAATVAASNQKQNGMGDDEDHDKLNGEQVIKLKEEVKRGDGAEDEKGEANGVDIEDSSSSDHHMHNPCSIKKKSTKGKPRLSQIKPGEDDVRKREPSTKGSRWKGRQNREKRFTFVLAVVIGAFVICWFPFFFTYMLKTLCLSCCVPEKLFKFFFWFGYCNSALNPIIYTIFNNDFRRSFKKILCRRDTRRYV